A single Caldalkalibacillus salinus DNA region contains:
- a CDS encoding WIAG-tail domain gives INQDHLAQGIVQQKHVADGAITKDKLSFNPIQTGAKNRQTLQQCGILSFEFEEEGETVDVTVPLDEAYADEDYVIVAMTNHPACHCVIKEQTTETATITITRHKFTPKPNGIFHWIAIGKPKS, from the coding sequence AAATTAACCAGGATCACCTTGCCCAAGGCATTGTACAGCAGAAGCATGTGGCTGATGGGGCGATTACCAAGGATAAACTTTCCTTTAACCCTATACAAACAGGAGCTAAGAACCGTCAAACATTACAACAGTGTGGGATCCTCTCTTTTGAATTTGAAGAAGAAGGTGAAACAGTGGATGTGACCGTGCCTCTTGATGAAGCTTATGCCGATGAGGACTATGTGATTGTAGCTATGACCAACCATCCTGCTTGCCACTGTGTGATCAAAGAACAAACAACTGAAACAGCGACAATAACGATTACACGTCATAAATTCACACCAAAACCTAACGGCATCTTCCATTGGATTGCCATAGGGAAACCAAAAAGCTAA